A single genomic interval of uncultured Desulfobulbus sp. harbors:
- the hypD gene encoding hydrogenase formation protein HypD, producing the protein MKCADEFRSKAVTAPLVEEITRTMVKPLRIMEVCGTHTMSIFRHGIRSLLPEGITLLSGPGCPVCVTPADHIDAFLAAAERPEVTIATFGDLIRVPGSHGSLATARAQGARVEIVYSPMDALVLAKKEPERIVLFPAIGFETTVPTIAATIVQAERLGIDNFVIIAACKTMPNALEALMADPELQIDGLLCPGHVSAIIGANAYLPFAQKHKLACAVAGFEPADILAGLLSLMRQINANEPRVDNCYTRAVTAEGNCNAQRLIDQVFQPADSPWRGLGIIPGSGLVLREQYQRFDAMTRLDLAVAPAEEPKGCRCGDILKGRLLPPDCPLYGTACTPLKPVGPCMVSNEGTCAAYYRYSGQKRRTQQAVSSSKPR; encoded by the coding sequence ATGAAGTGTGCCGATGAGTTCCGCTCCAAGGCGGTGACCGCGCCGCTGGTGGAGGAGATCACCCGCACCATGGTCAAGCCTTTGCGGATCATGGAGGTCTGCGGAACGCACACCATGTCGATCTTTCGCCATGGCATCCGCAGCCTGCTGCCCGAGGGGATCACCCTGCTCTCCGGACCGGGCTGTCCGGTCTGCGTCACCCCGGCGGATCATATCGATGCCTTCTTGGCGGCGGCCGAGCGCCCGGAGGTGACCATCGCCACCTTTGGTGATCTCATCCGCGTGCCGGGCAGTCACGGCTCCCTGGCCACTGCCAGGGCCCAGGGGGCACGGGTGGAGATCGTCTACTCGCCCATGGACGCCCTGGTGCTGGCGAAAAAGGAACCGGAGCGGATCGTCCTTTTTCCGGCGATCGGTTTCGAGACCACGGTGCCGACCATTGCCGCCACCATTGTCCAGGCCGAACGTTTGGGGATCGATAATTTCGTGATTATCGCCGCCTGCAAGACCATGCCCAACGCCCTCGAGGCACTCATGGCCGATCCCGAGCTGCAGATCGACGGCCTGCTTTGCCCCGGCCATGTCAGCGCCATCATCGGCGCGAACGCCTATCTGCCCTTTGCCCAGAAGCACAAACTGGCCTGCGCCGTCGCCGGTTTTGAACCGGCCGATATCCTCGCCGGGCTGTTGAGCCTGATGCGCCAGATCAATGCGAACGAACCCCGGGTGGACAACTGCTATACCAGGGCCGTCACTGCCGAGGGAAACTGCAATGCGCAAAGGTTGATCGACCAGGTGTTTCAACCTGCGGACAGCCCCTGGCGCGGACTGGGCATCATTCCCGGCAGCGGCCTTGTGTTGCGAGAGCAGTATCAGCGCTTTGACGCCATGACCCGGCTCGATCTTGCGGTGGCCCCTGCCGAGGAACCCAAGGGCTGCCGCTGCGGCGATATTCTCAAAGGCCGGCTCCTGCCGCCGGACTGCCCGCTCTACGGCACCGCCTGCACGCCGCTCAAGCCGGTCGGCCCCTGTATGGTCTCCAACGAAGGTACCTGCGCCGCCTACTACCGCTACAGCGGCCAGAAACGACGAACACAGCAGGCGGTTTCATCGTCCAAACCCAGATAA
- a CDS encoding Ni/Fe hydrogenase subunit alpha encodes MSEVISIHPVTRIEGHARIDVHLDESGRVRDTRVAISALRGFEQFVIGRPAEEIPRIVTRICGICPWMHHLAAVKAVDGCFGVQPSASGTLLRELCQVLAHIHDKILHFFFLAAPDFVLDPQTDLSVRNIMGLVRKEPELARQVVAMRQLAQQMLARFSGKAIHPVAAVVGGFSKPMFEEERQALLVDARNLLDFACYALEFAKKQAFGRLVNEFDGLGAITTGFLGTVDAKGRLRLYEGNLRLMEAGGEFVDFPAQDYEQYLAEHVEPWSSAKMVYAKCWGEGFSLNPDNPSGVYRVNTLARLNVCESMATPRAQAELEEFRRHFGRPAQATMLYHWARLIELVYACERSVELLGERGIVDPRVRSAVQPGAGRGIGHVEAPRGTLIHDFSTDENGCITRANLIVGTTHNIAPMNLSVHRAAAALISDGAADDALLNRIEMAMRAYDP; translated from the coding sequence ATGTCTGAGGTTATTTCAATTCATCCGGTGACCCGCATAGAGGGGCACGCCCGCATCGATGTGCATCTGGACGAATCCGGCCGGGTGCGCGACACCCGGGTCGCCATCTCGGCGCTGCGCGGCTTTGAGCAGTTTGTCATCGGGCGTCCGGCCGAGGAAATTCCCCGGATCGTCACCCGCATCTGCGGCATCTGCCCCTGGATGCACCATCTGGCTGCGGTCAAGGCCGTTGACGGTTGCTTCGGGGTGCAGCCGAGCGCAAGCGGCACTCTTTTGCGCGAGCTCTGCCAGGTCCTGGCCCACATCCACGACAAGATCCTCCACTTTTTCTTCCTTGCCGCCCCGGATTTTGTCCTTGACCCCCAGACCGATCTCTCGGTGCGCAACATCATGGGGTTGGTGCGCAAGGAGCCCGAGTTGGCCAGGCAGGTGGTGGCCATGCGGCAGTTGGCGCAGCAGATGCTTGCCCGATTTTCCGGCAAGGCGATTCATCCGGTCGCGGCGGTTGTGGGCGGTTTTTCCAAGCCCATGTTCGAGGAGGAGCGGCAGGCCCTGTTGGTCGATGCGCGCAACCTGCTCGATTTTGCCTGTTACGCGCTGGAGTTTGCCAAAAAACAGGCCTTTGGCCGCCTGGTCAACGAATTTGACGGGCTCGGAGCGATTACCACCGGGTTTCTCGGCACGGTGGACGCCAAGGGACGACTGCGGCTCTATGAGGGTAACCTGCGCTTGATGGAGGCTGGCGGCGAGTTTGTCGACTTTCCCGCCCAAGACTATGAACAGTACCTGGCCGAGCACGTCGAACCCTGGTCCTCGGCGAAAATGGTCTATGCCAAGTGCTGGGGCGAGGGGTTTTCCCTCAATCCCGACAATCCCAGCGGCGTGTACCGGGTCAACACCCTGGCGCGGTTGAATGTCTGCGAATCCATGGCAACCCCCAGGGCCCAGGCCGAACTGGAGGAGTTTCGCCGCCATTTCGGACGTCCGGCCCAGGCCACCATGCTCTATCACTGGGCGCGGCTGATCGAGTTGGTCTATGCCTGCGAGCGCAGCGTCGAACTGCTCGGGGAAAGGGGGATCGTCGACCCCCGTGTGCGCAGTGCGGTTCAACCGGGAGCGGGGCGGGGCATCGGCCACGTCGAGGCCCCGCGCGGCACCCTGATCCATGATTTTAGTACCGACGAAAACGGCTGTATCACCAGGGCCAATCTGATCGTCGGCACCACCCACAACATCGCCCCGATGAATTTGAGCGTCCACCGGGCGGCGGCCGCGCTGATCAGCGACGGGGCGGCGGATGATGCCCTGCTCAACCGAATCGAAATGGCGATGCGGGCCTATGACCCGTGA
- a CDS encoding FAD-dependent oxidoreductase → MADQSMNGSVLVVGGGISGMQAALDLADSGFFVYLVEKSGAIGGSMPQFNKVFPTNDCSMCIIAPKLVECGRHPNIRIMTLSTVQDVTGTAGNFTVRVIEHPRYVDMNKCIACGQCTGVCPKSVDDSFNSNIAKRKAIYIKYPQAVPLKYQIDAQACIHLKNPGKCGACAEICPPGAIDFNDREREHIIQVGSVVMALGFQTFDPSKAKVWGYGVYPNVITSLQFERYLSPDGPTDGLLTRPSDRKPVRKVAFLQCIGSRDKNRCNNEYCSTVCCMYAIKEAMTIKETNPELEVSIFYMDMRTPGKEFDRYFERAKNEYGVRFIRSRIHGVEPKGTKGDLRLHYINGQGKQVEEVVDLVVLSVGLETPNSMVRLAERIGIHMTPDRFASISAFMPVHTSKRGVFTCGAFNGPRDIPQSVTGGSAAAASVSALLTSVRHTQTRSLLPPVEQDVSSEAPRIGVFVCHCGTNIAGVVDVEDVAAYAATLPNVVHVARNLFTCAQDTQDRIVQEIQDKRLNRIVVAACTPRTHEPLFRKTLKSAGINEYLIEMANIRNQNSWVHNQEPEVATEKAKDLVRMAVVKVQTQVARKPLKIQIAPSVLIIGGGVAGMTAALNLADQGFQVHLVEKTTQLGGNALHLFQTWNGEHVPRFLKDLKERVQQHPLIEVAYTSTVLAVDGHVGNFSSTIRTGSSRKRVINHGAVIITTGAKRYIPEEFEYGKIPKVVASIEFDKLHMHNETRVANGKSFVFIQCVGSRNQERPYCSKSCCTHSIQSAIKLKKEAPSRQIYILYREIRTYGQRERIYNQARELGIVFINYEMHGPPQIKKADNGVLVEVWDHVLHRPLEIKADVVILAAATLASPDAMNLANLFKIPLNGDGFFQEAHVKLRPVEFNVDGVFVAGLAHYPKPLEESISQALAAAAKAGRLLARQEINLEPNTALVDPVNCDGCGLCIEVCPYQAITLVEYTAEDGTPLKTVNIDPVLCKGCGICQGTCPKRGVDVAGFTYAQLEAQIDAALEESSPVEEKI, encoded by the coding sequence ATGGCTGATCAGTCCATGAACGGCTCGGTCCTGGTGGTGGGCGGCGGGATCTCAGGTATGCAGGCCGCGCTTGACCTGGCCGACTCGGGATTTTTTGTCTATCTGGTGGAGAAATCCGGGGCCATCGGCGGTTCCATGCCCCAGTTCAACAAGGTTTTTCCCACCAACGACTGCTCGATGTGCATCATCGCGCCCAAGCTGGTTGAATGCGGCCGCCATCCCAATATTCGCATCATGACCCTGTCCACGGTGCAGGACGTGACCGGGACCGCCGGCAACTTCACCGTACGGGTGATCGAGCATCCCCGCTATGTGGATATGAACAAGTGCATCGCCTGCGGGCAGTGCACCGGCGTCTGCCCCAAGAGCGTGGACGACTCGTTCAACTCCAACATCGCCAAAAGAAAGGCGATCTACATCAAGTACCCGCAGGCGGTGCCGCTCAAGTACCAGATCGATGCCCAGGCCTGTATCCACCTGAAGAATCCGGGCAAATGCGGTGCCTGCGCCGAAATCTGCCCGCCCGGGGCGATCGACTTCAACGACCGGGAACGCGAGCACATCATTCAGGTGGGCTCGGTGGTCATGGCCCTGGGCTTTCAGACCTTCGACCCTTCCAAGGCCAAGGTCTGGGGCTACGGGGTCTATCCCAACGTGATCACCTCGCTCCAGTTCGAGCGTTATCTTTCGCCCGACGGCCCCACCGACGGTCTGCTCACCCGTCCTTCGGACCGCAAACCGGTGCGGAAGGTGGCCTTTTTGCAGTGCATCGGCAGCCGCGACAAGAACCGCTGCAACAACGAGTACTGCTCCACGGTCTGCTGCATGTATGCCATCAAGGAGGCCATGACCATCAAGGAGACCAATCCGGAGCTTGAGGTCTCCATCTTTTACATGGATATGCGGACCCCGGGCAAGGAGTTCGACCGCTACTTTGAACGGGCGAAAAACGAGTACGGGGTGCGTTTCATCCGTTCGCGCATCCATGGCGTCGAACCCAAGGGGACCAAGGGCGATCTGCGCCTGCACTACATCAACGGCCAGGGCAAGCAGGTCGAGGAGGTGGTGGATCTGGTGGTGCTCTCGGTGGGGCTGGAGACACCGAATTCCATGGTGCGTCTTGCAGAGCGGATCGGCATTCACATGACCCCGGACCGCTTTGCCTCGATTTCCGCCTTCATGCCGGTGCACACCTCCAAGCGGGGCGTCTTTACCTGTGGGGCCTTTAACGGTCCGCGCGATATCCCCCAATCGGTGACCGGCGGTTCGGCGGCGGCAGCCAGTGTTTCCGCGTTGCTGACCTCGGTCCGTCACACCCAGACCCGCTCCCTGCTGCCGCCGGTTGAACAGGATGTCAGCAGTGAAGCGCCGCGTATCGGGGTCTTTGTCTGCCACTGCGGGACCAATATCGCCGGAGTGGTCGATGTGGAGGATGTGGCCGCCTATGCCGCCACCCTGCCCAACGTGGTCCATGTGGCGCGCAACCTCTTCACCTGCGCCCAGGATACCCAGGATCGCATCGTCCAGGAGATCCAGGACAAGCGACTCAACCGCATCGTGGTTGCGGCCTGCACGCCGCGGACCCACGAACCGCTGTTTCGTAAGACGCTCAAATCGGCCGGGATCAACGAATACCTGATCGAGATGGCCAATATCCGCAACCAGAATTCCTGGGTCCATAATCAGGAACCCGAGGTGGCCACGGAAAAGGCCAAGGACCTGGTGCGAATGGCAGTGGTCAAGGTCCAGACTCAGGTAGCCCGCAAGCCGCTCAAAATTCAGATAGCGCCTTCGGTGCTGATCATCGGCGGCGGTGTCGCCGGCATGACCGCGGCCCTCAACCTGGCGGATCAGGGCTTTCAGGTGCACCTGGTGGAGAAGACCACCCAGTTGGGCGGCAACGCGCTTCATCTCTTTCAGACCTGGAACGGCGAGCATGTGCCCCGGTTTCTGAAGGACCTCAAGGAACGGGTCCAGCAGCATCCCCTGATCGAGGTCGCCTACACCAGCACCGTGCTCGCGGTGGACGGCCATGTGGGCAATTTCTCCAGTACCATTCGCACCGGCTCCAGCCGCAAACGGGTGATCAACCACGGGGCGGTGATCATCACCACCGGCGCTAAACGCTACATCCCCGAGGAATTCGAATACGGCAAGATTCCCAAGGTGGTGGCCTCGATCGAGTTCGACAAACTGCACATGCACAACGAGACCCGGGTGGCCAACGGCAAGTCCTTTGTGTTCATCCAGTGCGTGGGCTCGCGCAACCAGGAGCGGCCCTACTGTTCCAAATCCTGCTGCACCCACTCGATTCAGAGCGCGATCAAGCTGAAGAAGGAGGCCCCCTCGCGCCAGATCTACATCCTCTACCGCGAGATTCGCACCTACGGCCAGCGTGAGCGCATCTACAATCAGGCGAGAGAGCTTGGGATCGTCTTTATCAACTACGAAATGCACGGGCCGCCCCAGATCAAAAAGGCGGACAACGGGGTCTTGGTCGAGGTCTGGGACCATGTGCTCCATCGGCCCCTGGAGATCAAGGCGGATGTGGTCATCCTCGCCGCCGCCACCCTGGCCAGCCCGGATGCGATGAACCTGGCCAATCTGTTCAAGATCCCACTCAACGGCGACGGTTTTTTCCAGGAGGCCCATGTCAAGTTGCGGCCGGTGGAGTTCAATGTCGACGGCGTCTTTGTCGCCGGCCTGGCCCACTATCCCAAGCCGCTCGAGGAATCGATCTCGCAGGCGCTTGCCGCCGCGGCCAAGGCAGGCCGTCTCCTGGCCCGCCAGGAGATCAATCTCGAACCCAACACCGCCCTGGTCGATCCGGTCAACTGCGACGGTTGCGGACTCTGCATCGAGGTCTGTCCCTACCAGGCCATCACCCTGGTGGAGTACACGGCTGAGGACGGCACGCCCCTGAAGACTGTCAACATCGATCCGGTGCTGTGCAAGGGGTGCGGCATCTGTCAGGGCACCTGTCCCAAACGGGGGGTGGATGTGGCCGGGTTCACCTATGCCCAGCTCGAGGCCCAGATCGACGCCGCGCTTGAGGAGAGCAGTCCGGTGGAGGAGAAGATATGA
- a CDS encoding hydrogenase iron-sulfur subunit: MSNTPKIIAFCCNWCSYAAADLAGISRLQYPGSVRIIRVMCSGMVHPEMVLHALNRGAEGVMIIGCHLGECHYINGNELALARAEVIADTLEDLGFESERFQITWVSSAEPERLAEAFRAFCGRLAILRGEQAEITSTGAGKS, translated from the coding sequence ATGAGCAATACCCCGAAAATTATCGCCTTCTGCTGCAACTGGTGTTCCTATGCGGCAGCGGATCTCGCCGGCATCTCGCGACTGCAGTATCCCGGATCGGTGCGCATCATTCGCGTGATGTGTTCGGGCATGGTCCATCCGGAGATGGTCCTGCACGCACTCAACAGGGGGGCTGAAGGGGTGATGATCATCGGCTGTCATCTGGGCGAGTGCCACTACATCAACGGTAACGAGCTGGCACTGGCGCGGGCGGAGGTGATCGCCGATACCCTGGAGGATCTGGGGTTTGAGAGTGAGCGGTTCCAGATCACCTGGGTCTCCTCGGCGGAACCGGAACGGCTGGCCGAGGCCTTCCGCGCCTTTTGCGGCCGTCTGGCCATCCTTCGCGGCGAGCAGGCCGAAATCACATCCACAGGGGCTGGCAAGTCTTGA
- the hypF gene encoding carbamoyltransferase HypF yields the protein MHSTILETVTLRISVRGIVQGVGFRPFVYRLAHALNLVGTVINDGDGVEILVAGPESEVQSFARRLPREVPPAARIVELAVETVDTVLEGDSFTILPSRTSPRPSTQIAPDMSICTDCMAEILDPANRRHRYPFTNCTNCGPRFSIVERIPYDRPNTSMRVFAMCEDCRREYDDPLDRRFHAQPNACPVCGPQLSWHDAKGAVIDGDCLANAARALAEGRVVAIKGLGGFHLAVDGCNEAAVQRLRERKHRPAKPLAIMVRDLECARRFCRISPAEAELLQSAEHPIVLVDRLSESSIARSVAPGLDVIGLMLPYTPLHVLLLGDPDGPEVLVMTSGNRGGEPICTGNEEALCRLQGLADFFLFHNRDIVTRVDDSVARVMDGKVRLLRRARGYSPVPIQLTQPTEEIIGCGGEMKNSFCIVRSREAYLSQHIGELVNTENFDFYRESIDHLQAVLELVPDKAACDLHPDYLSTRHARGRGGEWCSVQHHHAHIGAVLAEGRVNGPVLGLVLDGTGLGPDGSVFGGELYLADRTGYTRLGYLATLDLPGGDRAAVEPWRMAMSLLYTCLGPAAFQADNQPPSLRGVEQARQQLLAQMLVKKMNCPPTSSCGRLFDGISALLGLCLVSQYEGQAAMLLEQQAGLADDALAGDRYPLAFSDVDGQLCIGVDAMVAGLLADIRHKVPVAVMARAFHLWLAASLTAALVQLRSTHGIDQVVLAGGCMQNKLLFERLCTSLREHGFTVHAGELVPMNDGGLALGQAYIGGFSCV from the coding sequence ATGCATTCAACAATCCTTGAAACCGTGACCCTGCGGATCAGTGTGCGTGGTATTGTGCAAGGCGTGGGCTTCCGTCCCTTTGTCTACCGTTTGGCCCATGCACTGAATCTGGTCGGAACGGTCATCAACGACGGCGATGGGGTCGAGATTCTTGTGGCTGGTCCGGAATCAGAGGTGCAGTCCTTTGCCCGCAGGCTCCCCCGGGAGGTGCCACCGGCGGCCCGCATCGTCGAGTTGGCGGTGGAGACCGTGGACACAGTCCTGGAAGGCGACAGCTTTACCATTCTCCCCAGTCGAACCAGCCCTCGTCCCTCGACCCAGATCGCCCCGGACATGAGCATCTGCACCGACTGCATGGCGGAAATCCTCGATCCAGCCAACCGCCGCCACCGTTACCCCTTTACCAACTGCACCAACTGCGGTCCCCGTTTTTCCATCGTTGAACGTATCCCCTATGACCGTCCCAATACCTCGATGCGGGTCTTTGCCATGTGTGAGGACTGTAGGAGGGAGTATGACGATCCCCTAGACAGACGCTTTCATGCGCAACCAAACGCCTGTCCGGTCTGTGGACCGCAGCTGAGTTGGCATGACGCCAAGGGGGCGGTCATCGACGGCGACTGCCTTGCCAATGCTGCCCGCGCGCTGGCCGAGGGCAGGGTGGTGGCCATCAAGGGGTTGGGCGGTTTTCATCTGGCTGTTGACGGTTGCAACGAGGCCGCGGTGCAACGTTTGCGCGAGCGCAAGCACCGGCCGGCCAAACCGCTGGCGATCATGGTCAGGGATCTTGAATGTGCCCGCCGCTTTTGCCGTATCTCCCCGGCAGAGGCGGAGTTGCTGCAGTCGGCCGAACATCCGATTGTCCTGGTTGATCGGCTCTCCGAATCCTCGATTGCCCGGTCGGTTGCCCCGGGGCTCGATGTGATCGGTCTGATGCTGCCCTACACGCCGCTGCATGTTCTTCTCCTGGGTGACCCCGATGGCCCCGAGGTCCTGGTGATGACCAGCGGCAACAGGGGGGGCGAGCCGATCTGCACCGGCAACGAGGAGGCGCTTTGCCGCCTGCAGGGCCTGGCCGATTTTTTTCTTTTTCATAACAGGGATATCGTTACCCGGGTCGATGACTCCGTGGCTCGTGTCATGGACGGCAAGGTCCGCCTGTTGCGCAGGGCCCGCGGCTATTCGCCGGTGCCGATACAGCTGACTCAGCCCACCGAGGAGATTATTGGCTGCGGCGGCGAGATGAAAAATTCCTTTTGCATCGTCCGCAGCCGCGAGGCCTATCTCAGTCAGCATATCGGCGAGTTGGTCAACACGGAGAATTTTGATTTTTACCGGGAGAGTATCGATCATCTTCAAGCCGTGCTCGAGCTGGTTCCGGACAAGGCTGCCTGCGATCTCCACCCCGACTATCTAAGCACCCGCCATGCCCGCGGGCGGGGCGGGGAGTGGTGCAGCGTGCAGCACCACCACGCCCATATCGGAGCGGTGCTCGCCGAGGGGCGGGTCAACGGCCCCGTGCTCGGCCTGGTGCTCGACGGCACCGGACTCGGCCCCGATGGTTCGGTCTTTGGCGGGGAACTGTACCTCGCTGATCGGACCGGGTACACCCGATTGGGCTACCTCGCCACCCTCGATCTGCCCGGAGGCGACCGGGCGGCGGTTGAACCCTGGCGCATGGCCATGAGCCTGTTGTATACTTGCCTGGGACCTGCGGCCTTTCAAGCGGACAACCAGCCGCCATCCCTGCGCGGCGTCGAACAGGCCCGCCAGCAACTGCTGGCCCAGATGCTTGTCAAGAAGATGAACTGTCCGCCCACTTCGAGCTGCGGCCGGCTCTTTGATGGAATCTCGGCCCTGCTGGGCCTCTGCCTGGTCAGTCAGTACGAGGGGCAGGCGGCCATGCTGCTGGAGCAGCAGGCCGGCCTGGCAGACGATGCTCTCGCCGGTGATCGCTATCCGCTTGCCTTCAGCGACGTTGACGGCCAGCTCTGTATCGGAGTGGATGCAATGGTGGCAGGGCTGCTTGCCGATATCCGGCACAAGGTGCCTGTTGCGGTCATGGCACGCGCCTTTCATCTCTGGCTGGCAGCATCGCTTACGGCGGCCCTTGTGCAGCTGCGGTCAACCCATGGGATCGACCAGGTGGTGCTTGCCGGCGGCTGCATGCAGAATAAATTGTTGTTTGAACGGCTCTGTACGTCTCTGCGGGAACACGGTTTTACCGTGCATGCCGGGGAACTGGTGCCGATGAATGATGGTGGCCTAGCCCTGGGGCAGGCCTATATAGGAGGTTTTTCATGTGTTTAG
- a CDS encoding HypC/HybG/HupF family hydrogenase formation chaperone: MCLAIPMQVVELRGGSDELLDPQVALVESDGVRKEIRLEMADRVPEVGDYVIIHAGFAIRTLSEEEAEINLSLMRQMAEALEREGRLPGAPE, encoded by the coding sequence ATGTGTTTAGCCATTCCCATGCAGGTGGTGGAACTGCGCGGCGGCAGCGATGAGCTGCTCGATCCCCAGGTCGCCCTGGTCGAGAGCGACGGTGTCCGCAAGGAGATCCGTCTCGAGATGGCCGATCGGGTGCCGGAGGTCGGGGACTATGTGATTATTCATGCCGGTTTTGCCATCCGCACCCTTTCCGAGGAGGAGGCGGAGATCAATCTCAGCCTGATGCGGCAGATGGCCGAGGCCCTGGAACGGGAAGGCCGCCTGCCCGGAGCACCTGAATGA
- a CDS encoding methyl viologen-reducing hydrogenase gives MTRPRLSFEWLHACCGCEISLIDSGASLIDLLARVEVVHFPLIMDHKYRSGQGTEPFGLPEADIGVVSGGVASEEQLELALAMRKSCRVLVALGTCATHGGIPAMRNEWPAGDMLRTVYAYGSDELALVPAEISPSLDRVYSVDEKVKVDCLVPGCPPAAGIIVEVLSGLVENRGLPASGKSVCETCPTRRGAKGQGGVARFLANIEGDPQAPLAEMTCLLEQGILCQGPVTAGGCGGKGAPLCLQARVPCRGCYGPVRRDSNPLLDMLSALASNGIDYRTMVDRKSLLRFSGAHGMLKPLRKRG, from the coding sequence TTGACTCGGCCGCGGCTCAGCTTCGAATGGCTTCACGCCTGCTGCGGCTGCGAGATTTCCCTGATCGATTCGGGGGCCTCGCTCATCGACCTGCTTGCCCGGGTGGAGGTGGTCCATTTCCCGCTGATCATGGACCACAAGTACCGGTCGGGCCAGGGTACGGAGCCCTTCGGGCTGCCCGAGGCCGATATCGGCGTGGTCTCAGGGGGGGTGGCCTCGGAGGAGCAGCTGGAGCTCGCCCTGGCGATGCGCAAAAGCTGTCGTGTGCTCGTGGCCCTGGGGACCTGCGCCACCCATGGCGGGATTCCTGCGATGCGCAACGAGTGGCCTGCAGGGGATATGCTGCGGACGGTCTATGCCTACGGCTCAGACGAGTTGGCCCTGGTTCCGGCGGAGATCTCGCCATCGCTTGACCGGGTGTACAGCGTGGATGAAAAGGTCAAGGTCGACTGCCTGGTGCCGGGATGCCCCCCGGCGGCAGGGATCATTGTCGAGGTGCTGAGCGGGCTGGTGGAAAATCGCGGGCTGCCTGCGAGCGGCAAAAGCGTGTGCGAGACCTGTCCCACCAGGCGAGGCGCCAAGGGGCAGGGGGGCGTGGCCCGCTTTCTCGCCAACATCGAGGGCGATCCCCAGGCACCGCTCGCCGAAATGACTTGCCTGCTTGAACAGGGCATTCTCTGTCAGGGGCCGGTCACCGCCGGGGGCTGCGGAGGCAAGGGGGCGCCGCTCTGCTTGCAGGCACGGGTGCCCTGCCGCGGTTGTTATGGACCGGTGCGCAGGGACAGCAACCCATTGTTGGATATGCTCAGTGCCCTGGCCAGCAACGGTATCGACTACCGGACAATGGTCGACCGAAAATCCCTGCTCCGATTCAGCGGGGCCCATGGAATGCTCAAACCGCTGCGCAAGCGTGGTTGA
- the hypE gene encoding hydrogenase expression/formation protein HypE, with protein MNPDSIISLDHGSGGLASQNLISGLFLRYFRSPQLHDLEDCAMLGEYAGRIAFSTDSYVVDPLFFAGGDIGKLAVHGTINDLAMRGARPIALSLALIIEEGFPFADLERVIASVAQCSEEAGVAIVTGDTKVVPRGKVDKIFVNTTGVGIASHRHDISGKKAMPGDAVIVSGTLADHGITIMSAQAGIAIDGDIKSDTQPLHRLVAAILEEDMGDVHVLRDPTRGGLATTLCEIARSSGVDIVLEEERLPIRPAVNTACEMIGLDPLYLANEGKMIVICDRDVAEETLQLLRRLPEGRDAALVGWVGERSEGRLSLTTRIGGSRLLEPLTGHPLPRIC; from the coding sequence ATGAACCCAGACTCGATTATCAGCCTTGACCACGGCAGCGGCGGACTCGCCAGCCAGAACCTGATCAGTGGCCTGTTTCTCAGGTATTTTCGTTCGCCGCAGCTGCATGATCTGGAAGACTGCGCCATGCTTGGCGAATATGCCGGTCGCATTGCCTTTTCCACCGACAGCTACGTGGTGGATCCACTCTTCTTTGCGGGCGGGGATATCGGCAAACTGGCCGTGCACGGCACCATCAACGATCTGGCCATGCGCGGTGCCCGGCCCATAGCCCTGAGTCTGGCCCTGATTATCGAGGAAGGGTTTCCCTTCGCCGACCTGGAACGGGTGATCGCCTCGGTGGCGCAGTGTTCCGAAGAGGCGGGGGTGGCCATCGTCACCGGTGACACCAAGGTCGTGCCCAGGGGCAAGGTGGACAAGATCTTCGTCAACACCACCGGGGTGGGGATTGCCTCGCATCGCCACGACATCTCCGGTAAGAAGGCAATGCCGGGCGATGCGGTCATCGTCTCCGGTACCCTTGCCGACCACGGCATCACCATCATGAGCGCCCAGGCGGGCATCGCCATTGACGGCGATATCAAAAGCGACACCCAACCCCTGCACCGCCTGGTGGCGGCCATTTTGGAAGAAGATATGGGTGACGTCCACGTCTTGCGCGATCCGACCCGCGGCGGTCTGGCCACCACCCTCTGTGAAATTGCCCGCTCCTCGGGGGTGGATATCGTTCTTGAGGAGGAGCGGCTGCCCATTCGGCCTGCTGTCAACACCGCCTGCGAGATGATCGGCCTGGACCCGCTCTACCTGGCCAACGAGGGCAAGATGATCGTCATCTGCGATCGCGACGTGGCCGAGGAGACGCTGCAGCTGCTCAGGCGGCTGCCCGAGGGGCGGGATGCCGCCCTTGTGGGCTGGGTTGGCGAGCGCAGCGAGGGCCGGCTCAGCCTGACCACGCGCATCGGCGGTTCGCGTCTGCTCGAACCGCTCACCGGCCATCCCCTGCCGCGTATCTGTTAA